The proteins below come from a single Aegilops tauschii subsp. strangulata cultivar AL8/78 chromosome 6, Aet v6.0, whole genome shotgun sequence genomic window:
- the LOC141025592 gene encoding uncharacterized protein: MPPKKYVVPRAAATATASVAQPKQRKPRAPLSKPPGMTNAEWRAEVQRREAVTANRRNRAITKKARDNAARAAAVSADQAEAEATRVGMRNPPGSHAQYAPWGQQGVGSPSPQPWGCTPSPGYADGDAHGGFNPNVTFPHGHPAQRTPSPAFAGVQYPPYNYSPPAYTSSPTPPLRRGVLPFSHLGDTDETEADMDDIIVAGSAAAAASPGFVTPDDTVDLNGGMDGELGYVYGEEEPEEQEEEDEEEEEEEPATVPARRHKKKKRAARSASRASSGRPRSRNASPKHGKSSASTRPPARTRASRRTGSASRPSSTSASSSTPYFKGVYMQRRAKAMANHWGLIQGECNKWHGIVEEVAARPESGASVEDQLLRMFAMYRQGNSDVEFEYLHVYKRIDKCEKWAEVRHTLDKAKETYKPDAPTPGASEGRSDGNKGAKKGKHANAATARVQESIEHCLADAQARAALHEEKTEARWSALMSSSAVKLDLLRTNIAAKKRNTDLAFLLGVADMLQSNDEAVKAWYLAERGLILNHLPSTTTTTPTPTPPPSSSDDAAATPRSTEATPTPPSTETPPSPRMPTPPTPEADLAV; encoded by the exons ATGCCACCGAAGAAGTACGTCGTCCCCCGCGCCGCGGCAACCGCGACCGCCTCCGTCGcccagccgaagcagaggaagccgagGGCCCCGCTGTCCAAGCCACCAGGCATGACAAACGCCGAGTGGAGAGCGGAAGTTCAGCGACGGGAGGCTGTCACCGCCAACCGGCGGAACAGGGCAATCACCAAGAAGGCTCGTGACAACGCGGCGCGTGCGGCTGCGGTTTCGGCGGACCAAGCCGAGGCCGAGGCGACTCGCGTGGGGATGAGGAATCCACCCGGCAGCCACGCCCAGTACGCGCCCTGGGGCCAGCAAGGCGTCGGCTCTCCGTCGCCGCAGCCATGGGGATGCACGCCATCGCCGGGCTACGCCGACGGGGACGCGCACGGTGGGTTCAACCCCAACGTCACCTTCCCCCATGGACACCCGGCCCAGCGCACGCCCTCGCCCGCCTTCGCCGGCGTGCAATACCCTCCATACAACTACTCACCGCCCGCCTACACGTCCTCCCCGACGCCCCCTCTCCGCCGTGGCGTGCTGCCCTTCTCGCACCTCGGCGACACCGACGAGACGGAGGCcgacatggacgacatcatcgtGGCAGGCTCGGCCGCGGCCGCCGCGTCTCCCGGGTTCGTCACCCCGGACGACACGGTGGATCTCAACGGCGGCATGGACGGCGAGCTCGGCTACGTCTACGGCGAGGAGGAGccggaggagcaggaggaggaggacgaagaggaggaggaggaggagccggcgaCTGTTCCGGCGAGGAGGCacaagaagaagaagcgggcggCCAGGTCCGCGAGCCGCGCATCAAGTGGGCGTCCAAGGAGCAGGAATGCCTCGCCGAAGCATGGAAAGTCGTCTGCCTCGACCCGACCACCGGCACGAACCAGAGCATCGAGACGTACTgggagcgcatcaaggccgagttcgACGAGCGCAAGCTCGTCGACCCCATACTTTAAAGGCGTCTACATGCAGCGCAGGGCGAAGGCGATGGCGAACCATTGGGGGCTCATCCAGGGGGAGTGCAACAAATGGCATGGGATCGTCGAGGAGGTCGCGGCTCGCCCGGAGAGCGGCGCCAGCGTTGAGGATCAG TTGCTGCGCATGTTCGCCATGTATCGGCAGGGCAACAGCGACGTCGAATTCGAGTACCTCCATGTTTACAAGCGCATTGACAAGTGCGAGAAGTGGGCGGAAGTCCGGCACACCCTCGACAAGGCCAAGGAGACCTATAAGCCGGACGCGCCGACGCCGGGCGCGTCAGAAGGGCGGTCGGACGGCAACAAAGGTGCCAAGAAGGGGAAACACGCCAACGCGGCTACCGCTCGAGTGCAGGAGTCCATCGAGCATTGCCTCGCCGACGCACAGGCCCGAGCCGCCCTACATGAAGAGAAGACCGAGGCACGGTGGTCGGCGTTGATGTCAAGCAGCGCCGTCAAGCTCGACCTACTCCGGACCAACATCGCCGCAAAGAAGAGAAACACCGACCTGGCTTTCCTGCTGGGCGTGGCGGACATGCTCCAGAGCAACGACGAGGCGGTCAAGGCGTGGTACTTGGCGGAGCGTGGCCTCATCCTGAACCATCTTCcctcgacgacgacgacgacgcccaCGCCAACGCCGCCGCCAAGCTCGAGCGATGATGCCGCCGCGACTCCCCGCAGCACAGAAGCCACGCCGACGCCGCCAAGTACAGAGACCCCGCCAAGCCCGCGCATGCCGACTCCGCCGACGCCGGAGGCCGACCTCGCCGTCTGA
- the LOC109740389 gene encoding uncharacterized protein has product MVAVVASEGARGGVLLASLAELCEALSFCTEDAGGYFPVESAASCGWPAPRSPAPTRCCSPCAPSPAGGWILVMKVVPGFLLYRGLHELGQYAFSGNSMGASRKEGIPTVSCGILSQVLNITR; this is encoded by the exons ATGGTGGCGGTCGTCGCCTCGGAGGGCGCAAGGGGAGGCGTGCTGCTCGCGTCACTCGCGGAGCTCTGCGAGGCGCTCTCGTTCTGCACGGAGGACGCCGGGGGCTACTTCCCCGTCGAGTCTGCCGCGTCGTGTGGCTGGCCGGCGCCGAGGTCGCCAGCCCCGACGAGATGCTGCTCGCCGTGCGCGCCATCACCTGCAG GTGGTTGGATATTAGTTATGAAGGTTGTCCCTGGATTTTTGCTCTATCGAGGACTGCATGAGCTTGGTCAATATGCATTCTCTGGAAATTCTATGGGAGCCAGCCGTAAAGAAGGAATTCCTACTGTATCCTGTGGCATTCTTAGTCAG GTACTAAATATAACCAGATGA